From the Lysobacterales bacterium genome, one window contains:
- a CDS encoding XRE family transcriptional regulator: protein MARRSKQNVFEALGFPKHEAAVMLFRAQLAEEIRDWIEREALSQVAAAERLGVSAPRINEIVRNRIDKVSVDYLLGLCAKAGISVSLKLAA, encoded by the coding sequence ATGGCCCGACGCAGCAAACAGAACGTATTCGAAGCGCTCGGTTTTCCGAAGCACGAAGCGGCGGTGATGCTGTTCCGCGCACAGTTGGCGGAAGAAATCCGTGACTGGATCGAACGTGAAGCACTGTCCCAGGTGGCAGCTGCGGAACGCCTTGGCGTCAGCGCGCCGCGCATCAACGAGATCGTGCGCAACCGCATCGACAAGGTGTCCGTGGACTATCTGCTCGGCCTGTGTGCCAAGGCTGGCATCTCGGTGTCACTGAAGCTCGCCGCCTGA
- a CDS encoding type II toxin-antitoxin system RelE/ParE family toxin, producing MREVRFLGSSQQDLAKMPASVRSRAGHELFLVQVGREPSDFKPMASVGSGVYEIRIRDVAGAFRVMYVARFKLAIYVLHVFQKKTRKTPPLDLQLAATRYAKIKE from the coding sequence ATGAGGGAAGTTCGGTTCCTCGGGTCGTCGCAACAAGACTTGGCAAAGATGCCGGCTTCGGTGCGTTCGCGCGCGGGTCATGAGTTGTTTCTGGTGCAGGTCGGGCGCGAGCCGAGCGACTTCAAGCCGATGGCGAGCGTCGGGAGTGGTGTCTACGAGATTCGCATCCGCGATGTCGCTGGCGCCTTCCGAGTGATGTATGTCGCACGCTTCAAGTTGGCCATCTACGTGCTGCACGTGTTCCAGAAGAAGACCCGGAAGACCCCGCCGCTCGACCTGCAACTGGCGGCGACGCGTTACGCGAAGATCAAGGAGTAG
- the rapA gene encoding RNA polymerase-associated protein RapA, giving the protein MSNYVPGQRWISNAEPELGLGTVLRVEGRMVQLVYARTGTIRQYATHSAPLTRAQFRIGDMIMLSGKPHRVDAVELRDGLFHYDVHGSDFRETALDDLQNVSKAEDRLSQGRVDRNDQFEFRVDALMHRARARRSPAFGLQSARVDLIPHQLKVAQIAADRRPPRVLLADEVGLGKTIEAGLIIARQIASGRAGRVLVLVPETLVYQWFVELLRRFNLSFSIYDAERVEAIELNSDGRNPFQDDELVITDSAFIVANPERAKQLVTAGWDLLVIDEAHHLSWSPEEESAEYVLAEALAKRVPGVVLLTATPEQLGRTGHFARLRLLDPARYHDLAAFQDETAEYAKLSALAAALIDGGPLGVEEQHTLTATLGDTAQLPEDEEAREAMLAALIDRHGTGRVMFRNRRAVVGGFPKRVPQIVTLPDEQLDDDLRGHLLAEFQSDVDVQAHALPLNYAKDPRLAWLVGLLAEFPADKFLLICRSQAKVLALEEALRAASGVQVARFHEGMSIVQRDRNAAFFQSPEGARLLLCAEIGSEGRNFQFAHHLVFWDLPPDPDQLEQRIGRLDRIGQRREVNLHVAKFRHSAQEALARWFDEGLDAFRTSPQDGRELLRRFGAELVHVAREYAAGHSAAEEALDVLIKRTQSAHRELAKAIQQGRDRLLELATLRAAPDATLQRALHEDDGDATRDEFLLKLFEQFGISAEDLSDTIHLLDPEYLSTEGFPGFDNGPRQATFDRATALTREDVLFLRVDHPMVQGALDLLLSAETGNAAFLVDPALPPRTALLEAVFLLECVAPAKLHVDRFLPPLPLRAVVDSRLTERPDFQPSEEARRKSGEISVDLSKLRKVLNQLVPPMLKTAQAKVERLSRREVEAAMLAADQRLEAEIERLIALAQVNPGVRAEEVAAATDEKQQLHDLLPESRVRLDAVRLIVSQDFLALANRN; this is encoded by the coding sequence ATGTCGAATTACGTTCCCGGACAACGCTGGATCTCGAATGCCGAGCCCGAGCTCGGCCTCGGCACCGTCTTGCGGGTCGAAGGTCGCATGGTCCAGCTGGTCTACGCCCGCACCGGCACCATTCGTCAATACGCCACCCATTCCGCACCGCTGACGCGCGCCCAGTTCCGCATCGGCGACATGATCATGCTGTCCGGCAAGCCGCATCGGGTCGATGCCGTGGAGCTGCGCGACGGCCTGTTCCACTACGACGTGCACGGCTCGGACTTCCGTGAAACCGCACTTGACGACTTGCAGAATGTTTCCAAGGCCGAAGACCGCCTGAGCCAGGGCCGCGTCGATCGCAACGACCAGTTCGAATTCCGGGTCGATGCGCTGATGCACCGCGCGCGCGCACGTCGCAGCCCCGCCTTCGGATTGCAAAGCGCCCGTGTCGACCTGATTCCACACCAGTTGAAGGTCGCGCAGATCGCGGCCGACCGGCGTCCGCCGCGGGTGTTGCTGGCGGACGAAGTCGGGCTCGGCAAGACCATCGAGGCGGGCCTGATCATCGCGCGCCAGATCGCCAGCGGTCGCGCTGGCCGGGTGTTGGTGCTGGTTCCGGAAACGCTGGTCTATCAATGGTTCGTCGAACTGCTGCGCCGCTTCAACCTCAGTTTCTCGATTTACGACGCCGAGCGCGTCGAGGCGATCGAACTGAATTCTGACGGGCGCAATCCGTTCCAGGACGATGAACTGGTGATCACCGACTCTGCCTTCATCGTCGCCAATCCGGAGCGCGCCAAGCAGTTGGTCACGGCCGGGTGGGACTTGCTGGTGATCGACGAGGCGCATCATCTGTCTTGGTCGCCCGAGGAAGAGAGTGCCGAATACGTGCTCGCGGAAGCGCTGGCCAAGCGTGTGCCGGGCGTCGTGCTGTTGACCGCGACGCCGGAGCAGCTTGGTCGCACCGGCCATTTCGCGCGCCTGCGCCTGCTTGATCCGGCGCGCTACCACGATCTCGCCGCATTCCAGGACGAAACCGCCGAGTACGCGAAACTGTCGGCGTTGGCGGCGGCCCTGATCGACGGTGGTCCGCTCGGCGTCGAGGAGCAGCACACGCTGACCGCGACGCTGGGCGATACCGCACAGTTGCCCGAGGACGAGGAGGCGCGTGAGGCCATGCTGGCCGCGCTGATCGATCGCCACGGCACCGGACGCGTGATGTTTCGCAATCGGCGTGCCGTGGTCGGCGGATTTCCGAAGCGCGTGCCGCAGATCGTCACGCTGCCCGACGAACAACTCGACGACGACTTGCGCGGCCATTTGCTGGCCGAATTCCAGAGCGACGTCGACGTCCAGGCCCATGCGCTGCCGCTGAATTACGCGAAGGATCCGCGCCTCGCGTGGCTGGTCGGGTTGCTGGCGGAGTTTCCGGCCGACAAGTTCCTGCTGATCTGCCGCAGCCAGGCCAAGGTGCTGGCGCTGGAAGAAGCGCTGCGGGCCGCCAGCGGCGTGCAGGTCGCGCGTTTCCACGAAGGCATGAGCATCGTCCAGCGTGACCGCAATGCCGCGTTCTTCCAGAGCCCGGAGGGTGCGCGCCTGCTGCTGTGCGCCGAGATCGGTTCGGAAGGGCGCAATTTCCAGTTCGCGCATCATCTGGTGTTCTGGGATCTGCCGCCGGATCCGGATCAATTGGAACAGCGCATCGGTCGACTTGACCGAATCGGTCAGCGCCGCGAGGTGAACCTGCATGTCGCGAAGTTCCGGCATAGCGCGCAGGAGGCGCTGGCGCGCTGGTTCGACGAAGGTCTCGACGCCTTCCGCACCAGTCCGCAGGACGGGCGGGAATTGCTGCGCCGCTTCGGCGCCGAACTGGTGCATGTCGCACGTGAATACGCAGCGGGGCATTCCGCTGCGGAAGAGGCGCTCGATGTCCTGATCAAGCGGACGCAATCCGCACATCGGGAACTCGCCAAGGCCATTCAGCAGGGGCGCGATCGGCTGCTCGAACTCGCCACCTTGCGCGCGGCGCCCGATGCCACGCTGCAACGCGCCTTGCACGAGGACGATGGCGATGCCACGCGCGACGAGTTCCTGCTCAAGCTGTTCGAACAGTTCGGCATCAGTGCCGAAGATCTCAGCGACACCATCCACCTGCTCGATCCCGAATACCTCAGCACGGAAGGTTTCCCGGGATTCGACAACGGCCCGCGCCAGGCGACCTTCGATCGCGCCACTGCACTGACCCGCGAAGACGTGCTGTTCCTGCGCGTCGATCATCCGATGGTGCAGGGTGCGCTCGATCTGCTGCTCAGCGCCGAAACCGGCAATGCCGCCTTCCTGGTCGATCCGGCGCTGCCGCCGCGCACCGCCCTGCTCGAAGCGGTGTTCCTGCTGGAATGCGTGGCGCCGGCCAAGCTGCATGTCGACCGCTTTCTGCCGCCCTTGCCGTTGCGCGCGGTAGTCGATTCGCGTCTGACCGAGCGCCCGGACTTCCAGCCGTCCGAAGAAGCACGGCGCAAGTCCGGCGAGATCAGCGTCGACCTGAGCAAGCTGCGCAAGGTGCTGAACCAATTGGTGCCACCGATGCTGAAGACCGCACAGGCCAAGGTCGAGCGGCTGTCGCGACGAGAGGTCGAGGCCGCGATGCTGGCCGCTGACCAGCGCCTCGAAGCCGAGATCGAGCGCCTGATCGCGCTGGCCCAGGTCAACCCCGGCGTGCGTGCCGAGGAAGTTGCCGCAGCAACCGACGAGAAGCAGCAATTGCATGACCTGCTCCCCGAATCGCGGGTCCGTCTGGATGCCGTGCGCCTGATCGTGAGTCAGGATTTCCTGGCGCTCGCGAATCGAAATTGA
- a CDS encoding FAD-dependent monooxygenase: MSKREYTLIGAGLAGSLLALLLARRGASVRVFERRPDPRSVGYLGGRSINLALAERGLHGLRLAGLEGAVMAQAMMMRGRMVHELGEADRFMRYGKDDSEVIWSVNRGRLNTSLLQAAEDAGARFHFDCALESVDFERRELHFASSDGLRCEARFDSVIGADGAGSALRAAMMKVADLGERIEWLGHSYKELEIPAAPKGGFLIEPNALHIWPRGGYMLIALPNIDGSFTVTLFLANEGRPSFAGLNSADAARDFFAREFPSAVPLMPEHLQDFERNPTGLLATLRLDQWHIDGRALLIGDAAHAIVPFHGQGMNCAFEDCVELDHLLAEHSDLESAFAEFHVRRKPNADAIADMAVENYVEMRDSVADDRFVLLKQLERSLAGLHPERFVPRYSLVMFRRIGYAEAQRRGRVQWQILEDLLGPASDLDGIDYAEAERRIHAELMPIE; the protein is encoded by the coding sequence ATGTCGAAACGCGAATACACCCTGATCGGCGCCGGTCTGGCCGGCAGCCTGCTGGCCTTGTTGCTGGCCCGGCGCGGCGCATCGGTGCGGGTGTTCGAGCGCCGCCCGGATCCGCGCAGCGTCGGCTATCTGGGTGGCCGTTCCATCAACCTCGCGCTGGCCGAGCGCGGCCTGCATGGCCTGCGTCTGGCCGGACTGGAAGGTGCGGTGATGGCCCAGGCGATGATGATGCGTGGGCGCATGGTGCATGAACTGGGTGAAGCCGACCGCTTCATGCGCTACGGCAAGGACGATTCCGAGGTGATCTGGTCGGTCAATCGCGGCCGTCTCAACACCAGCCTGCTGCAGGCCGCCGAGGATGCGGGCGCGCGCTTCCACTTCGACTGCGCGCTGGAATCGGTGGACTTCGAGCGTCGCGAACTGCATTTTGCCAGCAGCGACGGCCTGCGTTGCGAAGCGCGGTTCGACAGCGTGATCGGTGCCGATGGCGCCGGCTCGGCCTTGCGTGCGGCGATGATGAAAGTCGCCGATCTGGGCGAACGCATCGAGTGGCTTGGCCACAGCTACAAGGAACTGGAAATTCCGGCGGCCCCGAAGGGCGGCTTCCTGATCGAACCGAATGCGCTGCATATCTGGCCACGCGGCGGTTACATGCTGATCGCCTTGCCGAACATCGACGGCAGCTTCACCGTCACCCTGTTCCTGGCGAACGAGGGTCGACCGAGTTTCGCCGGTTTGAACTCGGCCGACGCGGCGCGCGATTTCTTCGCCCGCGAGTTCCCGTCCGCAGTGCCGCTGATGCCCGAACACCTGCAGGATTTCGAGCGCAATCCGACCGGCCTGCTCGCCACGCTGCGGCTCGATCAATGGCACATCGACGGTCGCGCGCTGCTGATCGGCGATGCGGCGCACGCCATCGTGCCCTTCCATGGACAGGGCATGAATTGCGCATTCGAGGACTGCGTCGAACTCGACCACCTGCTCGCCGAGCACTCCGACCTGGAGAGCGCATTCGCCGAATTCCACGTGCGCCGCAAGCCGAATGCCGACGCCATTGCCGACATGGCGGTCGAGAACTACGTCGAGATGCGCGACTCGGTCGCCGATGATCGCTTCGTCCTGCTCAAGCAACTCGAACGCAGCCTCGCCGGCCTGCATCCGGAACGCTTCGTGCCGCGTTATTCGCTGGTCATGTTCCGCCGTATCGGCTACGCCGAAGCGCAACGCCGCGGCCGCGTGCAATGGCAGATCCTCGAAGACCTGCTCGGCCCCGCCAGCGATCTCGACGGCATCGACTACGCCGAAGCCGAACGCCGCATCCACGCGGAATTGATGCCGATCGAGTGA
- the apaG gene encoding Co2+/Mg2+ efflux protein ApaG: MTSPSSYRIGVAAVPRFLEEQSQPAQGRYAFAYTITIRNEGALPAKLLTRHWVITDANGKVEEVRGPGVVGEHPHLAPGEAFEYTSGAVLETPVGTMQGSYQMLADDGTAFDALIPRFTLSVPRTLH, from the coding sequence ATGACCTCTCCTTCGTCCTACCGCATCGGCGTCGCTGCCGTGCCGCGCTTCCTCGAAGAACAATCGCAGCCGGCACAGGGGCGTTATGCGTTCGCCTACACGATCACCATCCGCAACGAAGGCGCGCTCCCGGCGAAGCTGTTGACGCGGCATTGGGTGATCACCGATGCGAACGGCAAGGTCGAGGAAGTGCGCGGTCCCGGCGTGGTCGGCGAGCACCCGCATCTGGCGCCTGGCGAGGCGTTCGAATACACCTCGGGCGCGGTCCTGGAGACGCCGGTCGGCACCATGCAGGGCAGCTACCAGATGCTCGCCGACGACGGCACCGCCTTCGATGCGTTGATCCCGCGCTTCACGCTGTCCGTGCCGCGCACCCTGCACTGA
- a CDS encoding symmetrical bis(5'-nucleosyl)-tetraphosphatase gives MATYAVGDVQGCYDALARLLEHLNFDSARDRLWFCGDLVNRGGNSLEVLRLVKSLDAQSIVVLGNHDLSLLAVSERKESDQRRANVDLARVLMAADRDALLAWLRHRPLLHIDRELGFAMVHAGLAPRWTLSIAKARAAEVERKLQGDDYRKLLKNMFGDRPAVWSKSLQGVDRLRAIINVMTRMRFCAVGGRMDFEAKGAPGSQQPGLYPWFEVPGHAPRDLPIVCGHWSTLGLFQGLGIHAIDTGAVWGGKLTALELGPEPRVHAVQCEARLAPRDRSAD, from the coding sequence ATGGCCACTTATGCCGTCGGCGATGTTCAAGGGTGTTATGACGCGCTGGCCCGTCTACTCGAGCACCTGAATTTCGACAGTGCCCGCGACCGGCTGTGGTTTTGCGGCGACCTGGTCAATCGCGGCGGCAATTCGCTGGAAGTGCTGCGCCTGGTCAAATCTCTGGATGCGCAATCGATCGTCGTGCTCGGCAATCATGACCTCAGCCTGCTCGCGGTCTCCGAGCGCAAGGAATCCGACCAGCGTCGCGCCAATGTCGATCTGGCGCGCGTGCTGATGGCCGCCGATCGCGATGCGTTGCTGGCCTGGTTGCGCCATCGCCCCCTGCTGCACATCGACCGCGAACTCGGCTTCGCGATGGTGCACGCCGGGCTCGCGCCGCGCTGGACCCTCAGCATCGCGAAGGCGCGTGCGGCCGAAGTCGAGCGCAAGCTGCAGGGCGACGATTACCGGAAATTGCTCAAGAACATGTTCGGCGATCGTCCGGCGGTCTGGTCGAAGAGCCTGCAGGGCGTCGATCGACTGCGCGCCATCATCAACGTGATGACGCGAATGCGATTCTGTGCTGTCGGCGGACGCATGGATTTCGAGGCGAAGGGCGCTCCGGGGTCGCAGCAGCCCGGCCTGTATCCCTGGTTCGAAGTGCCCGGGCACGCCCCGCGCGACCTGCCGATCGTCTGCGGGCACTGGTCGACCCTGGGCTTGTTCCAGGGGCTCGGCATTCACGCCATCGACACCGGCGCAGTCTGGGGCGGCAAGCTGACCGCGCTCGAGCTCGGCCCGGAACCGCGCGTCCATGCCGTGCAATGCGAGGCGCGCCTCGCACCGCGCGATCGGTCGGCGGACTGA